The following coding sequences lie in one Kamptonema formosum PCC 6407 genomic window:
- a CDS encoding DUF6883 domain-containing protein produces MYQNWNPSDPLPNAKEAEIDPRKFEEYSMKPDHPSNQGKWRGFVLLGYNVENPQSRKVAAEDVINQLRIGLESAPATQTRMSPHGIRFEVRVRIQGPNKVEGNLFTSWQIDRGRDIPKLITNWVEVYI; encoded by the coding sequence ATGTATCAAAATTGGAACCCAAGCGATCCATTACCTAATGCCAAAGAAGCTGAAATTGACCCTCGTAAGTTTGAAGAATACTCAATGAAGCCGGATCACCCCTCCAATCAAGGCAAATGGAGAGGTTTTGTCTTGCTTGGATATAATGTAGAAAATCCACAAAGCCGTAAGGTGGCAGCAGAAGATGTAATTAACCAATTGCGTATTGGTCTTGAATCCGCACCAGCGACTCAGACTCGAATGAGTCCGCACGGTATTCGGTTTGAGGTACGAGTGAGGATTCAAGGGCCAAATAAAGTAGAAGGAAACCTTTTTACTAGCTGGCAAATAGATCGTGGTAGAGATATCCCAAAGCTAATCACAAATTGGGTTGAAGTTTACATTTAA
- a CDS encoding type IV pilin-like G/H family protein: MTRNSESTNAGCGCFLLLMLIGAIGAIAYPLFFACRSNKSPSSEAKQYVGSMNRAQQAHFAEKSAFASSVDALGLGIKTETTNYKYSVRATKKAAFNYGISKKRELKNYIGGAFLISTKPYQENVITTISILCSTDKPGIITPLPPRLENGKLVCGTGTTSMTK, encoded by the coding sequence ATGACTAGAAACTCAGAATCAACTAATGCAGGGTGCGGATGCTTTTTACTTTTAATGTTGATTGGGGCAATTGGCGCGATCGCTTACCCATTATTTTTTGCTTGTCGTTCTAACAAAAGTCCCTCCTCGGAAGCAAAACAGTATGTTGGCTCAATGAACCGAGCGCAGCAAGCACATTTTGCAGAAAAAAGTGCTTTTGCCTCTTCTGTTGATGCTTTAGGACTTGGCATTAAAACGGAGACCACAAATTACAAGTATTCAGTTCGTGCAACTAAGAAGGCTGCTTTTAATTATGGAATCTCCAAAAAACGGGAGCTTAAGAATTATATTGGGGGTGCTTTTTTAATATCAACCAAGCCCTATCAGGAGAATGTAATAACAACAATATCCATCCTGTGTAGCACTGACAAGCCCGGTATAATTACACCCCTACCTCCCAGACTTGAAAATGGTAAATTAGTTTGCGGAACTGGAACAACATCCATGACAAAATAA